One stretch of Streptomyces hygroscopicus DNA includes these proteins:
- a CDS encoding HNH endonuclease: MPHVLVLNASYEPLGVVPLRRALVLVLNDKAISLEDSGALMHSATRAIPAPSVVRLKRFVRVPFRGPVPLTRRALFARDGGRCAYCGGVATSVDHVVPRSRGGQHTWENVVAACRRCNHVKADRHVAEIGWRLRHQPAPPSGLAWRIIGTGHRDPRWLPYLQAYGAEDAMARIDGKSA; the protein is encoded by the coding sequence GTGCCGCATGTCCTGGTCCTCAACGCGTCGTACGAGCCCCTCGGCGTCGTACCGCTCCGCCGCGCGCTCGTACTCGTCCTCAATGACAAGGCCATCAGCCTCGAGGACTCAGGCGCCCTGATGCACAGCGCTACCCGCGCGATCCCCGCACCCAGCGTCGTCCGGCTGAAGCGCTTTGTGAGGGTGCCCTTTCGCGGCCCCGTCCCGCTCACCCGCCGCGCGCTGTTCGCCCGCGACGGCGGCCGATGCGCGTATTGCGGTGGCGTCGCAACCAGCGTCGATCACGTCGTCCCGCGCAGCCGTGGCGGGCAGCACACTTGGGAAAACGTGGTCGCCGCGTGCCGTCGCTGCAACCACGTCAAAGCAGACCGCCATGTCGCCGAGATCGGCTGGCGGCTGCGCCATCAACCCGCGCCGCCTTCGGGGCTCGCGTGGCGGATCATCGGCACGGGGCATAGGGACCCGCGCTGGCTGCCATACCTGCAGGCATACGGCGCGGAAGACGCCATGGCCCGGATCGACGGCAAATCTGCCTGA
- a CDS encoding mechanosensitive ion channel MscS, producing MFWSAAALAADSTPRPTTLDDAHRSATNAAGWVEENWSTWLGTGLRIALILIIAFVLRSVIRRAITKLIERMNRTAQAVDGTALGGLLVNVERRRQRSAAIGSVLRSVASFMIMGTAALMILSALQINLAPLLASAGVAGVAIGFGARNLVTDFLSGVFMILEDQYGVGDTVDAGVASGEVIEVGLRVTKLRGDNGEIWYVRNGEVKRIGNLSQGWATAALDVQVRAEEDLDNVRSVITQVGVDMAKDEPWNERLWEPIEVLGLDAVYLDSMIVRVSARTMPGKSLGVERELRWRIKKALNEAGIQLVGRPLDPELQTEGVDPSATTAAPSALSNPDSPQSTAASPLSSPAAPSAAPSATVPPPAQK from the coding sequence GTGTTCTGGTCCGCTGCTGCTCTGGCCGCAGACTCGACGCCTCGTCCCACGACTCTCGACGATGCGCATAGGAGCGCCACGAACGCCGCGGGCTGGGTGGAGGAGAACTGGTCCACTTGGCTCGGCACCGGCCTGCGCATAGCCCTGATCCTGATCATCGCCTTCGTGCTCCGGTCCGTCATCCGGCGGGCGATCACCAAGCTGATAGAGCGCATGAACCGCACGGCCCAGGCCGTCGACGGCACCGCGCTCGGCGGGCTGCTGGTCAATGTGGAGCGGCGGCGACAGCGTTCCGCGGCGATCGGCTCGGTGCTGCGCTCCGTCGCCTCGTTCATGATCATGGGCACCGCGGCGCTGATGATCCTCTCCGCGCTGCAGATCAATCTGGCGCCGCTGCTGGCCAGCGCCGGGGTCGCGGGTGTGGCGATCGGTTTCGGCGCCCGCAATCTGGTCACCGACTTCCTCTCCGGTGTCTTCATGATCCTCGAGGATCAGTACGGGGTCGGCGACACGGTCGACGCCGGGGTGGCCTCGGGCGAGGTGATCGAGGTCGGTCTGCGCGTCACCAAGCTGCGCGGGGACAACGGCGAGATCTGGTACGTGCGCAACGGCGAGGTCAAGCGGATCGGCAACCTCAGCCAGGGCTGGGCGACGGCCGCGCTCGACGTCCAGGTCCGGGCCGAGGAGGATCTGGACAACGTCCGCTCCGTGATCACGCAGGTCGGTGTGGACATGGCCAAGGACGAGCCGTGGAACGAGCGGCTGTGGGAGCCGATCGAGGTCCTGGGGCTCGACGCGGTCTATCTGGACTCGATGATCGTCCGGGTGTCGGCGCGGACCATGCCCGGCAAGTCGCTCGGTGTCGAGCGGGAGCTGCGCTGGCGGATCAAGAAGGCGCTGAACGAGGCGGGCATTCAGCTCGTCGGCCGGCCCTTGGACCCGGAGCTGCAGACCGAGGGCGTCGATCCGTCGGCCACCACGGCGGCGCCGTCGGCGCTGTCCAACCCGGACTCGCCGCAGTCCACGGCGGCCAGCCCGCTCTCCTCCCCCGCCGCTCCGTCCGCCGCCCCCTCCGCGACGGTGCCGCCGCCCGCGCAGAAGTGA